Part of the Leishmania infantum JPCM5 genome chromosome 34 genome, CAGAAGCAAAGCAGCTGACATCGGTGCCGCACACGATTGCGGAGATCCTGCCCTCGAGCTGCTTCAGAACATCACACACCGCACCGCAGAGGTCATCATCGACGCAGACGCAAATGGTAGGGGCCATGCTGCCGACAGCGGAAGCACAGAATGGGCAGGAGCGTCGGAGGTGGAAGTTCGCAGGAAGGCCGGGAATGGCGGCGAGCGCACCTCTCTAGGTAGGAGGTTTTTACGGATAAAGGAACAAAGAGGAAAacagcgagaaagagaggatAACACCAGTCTTGCAGACCCCTAGAACAAGAACAGAAGGCAGAAAACGGCAGAGACACTACAGGCGCCGTGGCAGtcaaaggaaaagaaaaacaaatCGAGTAAAATGTAGGAAGCGACGCGGGTATCGTGCTAGTGGAGGGATGTGCAGCCGCGTCCACCGAAGGGCGAGCGTACAAATGGGAAGGGAAAAGAGTAGCCGGTGACAGAGGCGagagcaaaaacaaaaaaaaagtcaGAACACCGGATATGTAGACGATGCCGAAATGGGTACCGAATCACGTGATACCGAGACGAAacggagcgagaggggcgtTCAGTGAGGTGAGAAAGCCTTCTCGATGTGAATGGCACAAATGACAAGAAGAGCGTGACAAGTGTAAAGATGTCggcgacgagagagagaatgtctgcttgtgtgtggtagtggtggtgagAAAAGAGAATTTGAAGATTCGTGAACGGAGGCGGAAGAATGCCAACGATGAGCATGATTAAGTTGCATTTTTCACGTCAAGCGACCTGTTTGAGCACGGCGGCATGTGTACGATTCCAGCTTGAGAGCAGAAcgagaagcggcagctgcagcagcgtgttCCATAGTTTCCGCCGTCGAGCAGGACGTGCACATCAGTCTCGCAGCCACAAACGTGCCACCATGCGGCACTGGTAGGCAGTAGCGGTTATCCTGCACCTTCACGGTCGACTCTTTCACTTCGTATTGCCCAAGCGGCGGAGAAAGATCTTGGCATACGCATATCAAGAAAGCGAAGATGAAGGCGGTTCTAATGGAGAGCAGAAGCCGCACATACGCGGCATTCCGAATTTCTGCTCTCCGCTTTCATTCGCGGTAGCACGGGCACCGGCACAGAGTAGTCTTGAAGGAAACACCACatgagaggggggggcacgaCTCACATAGGCCCAATGTGGCCCAGTGAGGTAGTGTACATCAAATAAACACAGACAAAAAAGAGATTGCTGGAAAAACGCCACAACAGCGGGCGCACACTCCAAAGGCGGCGATGCAGACCAACAACAACGAGAGGTAGAGGGCATGCAAGCCCGGGGAGAGGCTTCTGCGGAACCCTGCGAGGAGGGGGCACGGTCCGCGCGCCGAAGGGTGAAGCTCCACGGAGACACGTCACAGacgaaacaaaaaacagCCAGAAGTCGCGCTGTGTGCACCGCGACAGCCCTGGCGCTTTTCCCTGCGGCTAGTAGTCATCCTCCATGTAGTGGACGCGAAGGCACGTCTTGTGCATTGGGTTGTCGCACGACTTGGTCATCTTGCCGACGCACTGGCTGCTTGTCAGCGGGTAGGCCTCTAAGTTGTCAAACACGTACACCCCAGTGGCGTCGATAGAGACGTTTTTGGTGGTGAGCAACCGCTCTCGCTCCGCAACGCGGCCCAttggcagcagccgcggtggcgcgtaTTTGCTTCCGCTATTTGCCGCGGCCCTCTCGCCGCCAGAGTCACTTGTGGAGGTCTGCGCGTCACCTGTGGAGTACCGGGTGGAGAGCATAGTACTGGCCATGGACTGGAGGTAGGCTACCtctcgctgcaccgctgcggaAACCTCATCGGCGCAGGAGCCGTTCGTTAAGGTGCCACCGtgcccgctgcagctgacggTAAAGCCCATCGTagaccgctgcagcgccgccgtcttgtTACGACGCGTCGAGACGCCGGGCATGTCGAGCACTTCGTCGTTGGTGTAGACTTGCCTTTTCCGGTCCGGGAGCGCCAGCTCAGACGTTGCGTAGCAGTAGGTCTCGATGTTGCCAATGTCGCCGTGGTGAAAGAGAAGCATGCGTGGCGCTTCGGCGGCAAAGCAGCCGGgcggcttcgcctccgcggtTTGTGCGGCTGTCAGTGACTTGTACGATGCGTTGTAGGTTGTGCTTGGGTCAAAATCGCCagtgccgctggtggcgggGACCGGCTGACCGAACTGACGGCGGTCCTCATCCCAGTTGTCGAGCAGGGTCGCGCAGTGGTAGGCTGACTTCACGCTCTGCTCACCTGTTTCCAAGACGGGCATTGCAGCTGGCGGTAGCGAGAGACGCGGATGTAATGGTATGCGCAGACACAAAGGTAAGTCGATGTGGAGTGATTAGGGTGGACAGTCGAGCGGGTGTAGGAGAGTGAGCTGTGGAGCGCTGAAatgggagaaggggggaggaagggtgCGGTAGCGCTTTACAGGAGTGCACGCGCTGGCAGGCCCGACCAGGCAGCCAAAGGgacaggaggaggggcgggggcgaGCGTGAAGTGCATGTGTTGCCAAATGGCGGGAGTGACGCGAAACAATGacaggaggagaggggaggggagcatGCTTGTCCATCATCGTTTGAGTTCAGCGAAGGACAAGCAAAGGCCTAGGCAGGGGCACTGCTAGGGTCGCGTACGCAGGCGAGCGAGAGGCACCGTAGAGTTGCGCGCCTTTTGCTCGGGGCTAGGAGCTTGCACCGGTAGGCCTCatagagaaaaaaaaacgtcaaGGCTGATCAGCGCGGTACGAGGGACCCCGGTGGGAGGCGGTTCCGGAAAAGGGTGGGTGCGCCAAGCTCCACGTCCTTCACCAGCTTTCTTGACCTTTCCTCGTTCCTTTTTCGTGAGGATAcaccgcgccggcgctgctgctttcaGCGCATCcctttctcctctcgctctaCCCGCCTCAAACACAAGCGTGCAACCGCATCAGCGCACAGAAGGTAGAAGAGCAGACATACCAAGCACATCTCCTCTCAGTTTCGACACGAAGATCTCACGGAGACGTGACACACAGCTATGTAAGCCTGTGAGCGAGCCACCTACTCATACaaacgagagaggaggagtgaAGGACCTAGGAAAGTCGCACCGAAGACTTGTGCACCAGCTGCGACCTACGCTTCAAGCGGAGGTCAGGGGGCGGCCCAAGGGAGAGGCGCATGCGTTGCGGCGCAGACCAACGCACGCCTACATTGGTGGGCGCAGTGGTTCAtcaccagcggcgccatcATTCGCGTGCCGTGTACCCCCCTGGCGCATCCTCGAGCACCAACTCCACCGCAAACTCGGCGGGGTAGCGGTCACCTCTCGTATCCTTGAACGCCCCATCCAAATCTCGGCGCTCGAGCCGAATCGTCGAGTGTGTCTCCAATCCGGTGTGAATCCAGAACTGCACGGGCGGCCGCAGTGGGTTCGGGTTGTTCTTGTAGTAGAAGAACTTGAAGCAGACGTCGCCATCCACGGCCGGGATCTCATCCGGGAAGGCCAGCTCCAGCGTGGCCCCGGCTGCTCCCATAACGCGAAAAGACCGCGCGTCTGGCAGGTATCCAGTGCATCCGCTCTCCGTCGCGTCCATCTCGTTGGCCTCCTGGTATaccacctcctcgtcatTGTGGAAAAGGTCTTTGATTTGGGTGCGCCAGTTATACGTGCGCGAGTCCGGAACTGCGGCGTTGAAGGTGACGGTGCGGTTGGTGAGGTATACGACGCGCCTCTCGGTACACGGCTTCACGATGACGGTCATCCACAAGTGCTCCACTCCGCGCCGCACCCAAAGCGGCGGGATGTTGTGCAGCACGAGTCGGCGAACGCGACGCGGGTGAGACGGGATTATCATTCCAGGCTGTTCGTTGATGAGGCGCTCAAAGTAGCGAACGTAGCGCTCCTGTGAGGGGGTCTGCACGCCTTGCAGCTTCTGCGCGCCGATGCGGCTGCGTAGAAGACTGAAGTGGCGCATggcagcgtcggcgctgcggcattGGCCACAGTACATGAGGTACGCGCAGATCATCGTGCCAGTGCGTCCTTTGCCACCCTTACAGTGCACCGCGACAGCCCGCCTGTACGGGTCGGCCATGACGTAGTCAGCAACTTCGCAGCAAAAGGAAATCATGAGAGGCACCTCCGCTGGGTTGTGGTCATCCACAGGGTAGGTAGACTGGCGCGGGAacggcgcggtgcagcgtTCCGAGCAGAGCGTGATGACGTGCGAGGAGAGGCGCGCGTACTTGCGGCGGAGAAAGTGCACCACCTCATTCCACGGATTTCGGTACAAAGCCTCCGTTCCTCTCGCCGGCCACCCCATCGCAATCACGTTGCGGGTTATGTATGCCATGTCTAGGACAACGCCCTCGGCAATGTAGCAGCGACGTTCGGAGGCGCAAAACACACGCAGTGCCCGGGAGACCTGAATGACGGTGATGCGTGCCATGAACATCCAATGCActacgagcagcagcacacacaagacGTTTGCCGGGGAAAGCGCGTGGATGCTCGTCACGATAAGCCCCACGATCAGCCACGCGAGTTCCCACCAGAACCTCgcggcgaagcgcgcgcCCCGTTCGTAGGCCCACATCGAGAGCACCTCAATGTCGATCACGGTACTGTAGACGAGTAGAAACATCGGCGAGTGGTGTGTGCGAACCGCTATGAAAAGAAGAAATAACAAGGTGggcacgagcagcgccgcctgcacgtACAGACTAAGGAAAAAGTTGTACACTATTCGGCAAACGTAGTCGACAGTTGTTTCACCTGGGTTTGTGAAACGCATGTCCTGCGGGTTGGCAACGGACACGTAGTAGTTGTTCACCATGGCAAGCTCATTCGTCACCTCTTGCGGGATTTCATTCTGCACATGAAGGTACCGTGTGCGGTCGCGAAGGTAGTGCTCCACCTTCTCGCACAATGTGGTGGGCACCTGCGGTGTCATGTCCACGAGCTCGGAGTTCATCGCCCTGTGCTACAGCGAGCGCTGTACGGCTTGACGGCATACAAAGATGGGGCGTCGCAAGAgactgcggctgcgtcaCGGCCGCTTCCTTGGAGGCGGGCGAATGTATCTTCGCAGACGTGACTCTTGCTGAGAGAGTGGGTAGGGTagtggtggtagtggtgtgtgtgtgtgtgggggggagTGAGGTGGACCCTTTGCTTCGTTGCcgttctctttttccttttctttcaatacagagggagagcgagtgGCTCAATCAGGGAAGACACACAAAAGGAGGACGAGCGAGCGAGTGAGAGAGCGAATCGGCGATATCCGTAAGAATGTGGAGTGAGGACAAGGAGGgacaagagagagcgcgcgcgcaagaggaggatgcgggaggggggggggcgtgaTACGACAAAAAGAAGGACGCATCGATGGAATAGAAGATTTGAAGCTATGGGATGCGAGTGTTGTGGGCACATCAAAAAAGAGAGATGTGGTGTAGGCGCCTCCAGTGTATTCCGAACAGACCCACCGACACAAAAGCAAGCACACAAATCGGATCTT contains:
- a CDS encoding putative tyrosine phosphatase isoform, with the protein product MNSELVDMTPQVPTTLCEKVEHYLRDRTRYLHVQNEIPQEVTNELAMVNNYYVSVANPQDMRFTNPGETTVDYVCRIVYNFFLSLYVQAALLVPTLLFLLFIAVRTHHSPMFLLVYSTVIDIEVLSMWAYERGARFAARFWWELAWLIVGLIVTSIHALSPANVLCVLLLVVHWMFMARITVIQVSRALRVFCASERRCYIAEGVVLDMAYITRNVIAMGWPARGTEALYRNPWNEVVHFLRRKYARLSSHVITLCSERCTAPFPRQSTYPVDDHNPAEVPLMISFCCEVADYVMADPYRRAVAVHCKGGKGRTGTMICAYLMYCGQCRSADAAMRHFSLLRSRIGAQKLQGVQTPSQERYVRYFERLINEQPGMIIPSHPRRVRRLVLHNIPPLWVRRGVEHLWMTVIVKPCTERRVVYLTNRTVTFNAAVPDSRTYNWRTQIKDLFHNDEEVVYQEANEMDATESGCTGYLPDARSFRVMGAAGATLELAFPDEIPAVDGDVCFKFFYYKNNPNPLRPPVQFWIHTGLETHSTIRLERRDLDGAFKDTRGDRYPAEFAVELVLEDAPGGYTARE